One genomic region from Tachysurus fulvidraco isolate hzauxx_2018 chromosome 14, HZAU_PFXX_2.0, whole genome shotgun sequence encodes:
- the spag17 gene encoding sperm-associated antigen 17 isoform X3, whose amino-acid sequence MAPKRVKSDRDGNKQWEAALSCAVLQEECWHVCVSLVVCDSVYDEVCMRALCHAVQQPLRRLFTLLSWENLLQKINDLGNPKMRKTQELPAFYEVTEVARSVLDSGDELSVDLLAKLVKFQLLDIKNTDIQRRAAVQRAADSVSQVKEKSAKGSAKGEKGKNAAEVSPPQKDTKLKRRGDEDTSSYIDDEPDDGPQHYVLMTGFHQPSLISALDSVGVHVSNVIRLKSDRSQSSLLPLGAESPDMSEEQEFPTGVLDLQQELSVFWDQLGGVLNSAGFQSRMSDIAQLDYRVDQNLLSRDLNKAEEMQEVGVAVYEGVACLLYDSLDWRRQYEHYLSRMRLIHIPNIHTPEHSIQPDTPAEALTVMKRAERSDFQGVDVDLRLYSDLLDKIPLPCVSVPLVLHCLIEQVVSSQQEECGGSAESDSRSDLECDLISYMMQSVSALPPGQQENRVSVSVKGLMEYFGLKEKDQSESTERKLTLLYHHNEISKRLHNIPVLDSLDAVSVEVCMVKKSSVLNTLMSNHLKTSSLNKARRHELLHYCSIDSLSSGDVQRLLQLCVFESMPLTAVDESGRHTHTGLHTPLPWDDPVTFTHTLYRGLDSTHESGAVCDKQQKNTFRVEDLQKTLIRHFRHWNFTEHHNADVLPQVMQTVSESYRCVDSFHSTQSNVTYIICHNPMSSERSSRESWDVFLHTDVRFRSYLENVAESIRDWSRAEEERQQQQQQQQQQQETEAVDTTMKGVSVVSPLQSEVFIRHDSLKLEQDRQKDEDVTGKMKKEKGGKAKGESSEPTRENKKIREDECLTAQTPTEQKDDWDKRNERSNSHTEDQPVFTGYMMDGRLLQVKGESQCVYPSDGGQISVERVHYVQGSTQLKVVVRKNGHCFYTHITEPERQNPHDQRHRNGCFYAVLSNGLTLAYSHTHQDCDDVSPLQLHVSLPTGLQIYFSFQHTASDQGVLVHQSLPSAGSKFPATHTESSRTITCDGAVIKHMRNGSTEVLFADGSVSVSPDSGPVCVTVSSEDTPSRDTNVKPSSGAGAEGVEPTSKVERKEQVELAGGLWCTTTPSGVRIRTIRGERVEEKPVQTFYCTDPQTHTVVITRDDGVLCVLEKHRVVVDHADGTRMISYQQRETLNQQLSGSSDRGRVSTVKVEKNGFATVMMKCEEKSSEVLFRDGTTISATAHGSYRVCLSDESCLSLSEDGVAVYNSTGPEGEQCGRYIMRHSEGLLCEHTDSEGNHYQVTAEGGVSISHTHNDMESETQHNTGPDTHIPRLFIVYADGSALEFLSSQTVDTILQKEYKDPSVAVMREPIPHTPEAFAITILKPFSDLSSYWLSPKHLDDIIPANLKSRKWDTFPASEVKTPGSPFGVSLGRGLELKERTTMSSDPTSPVLQNPDTLLIRRITEHTSFTQQHYEHLQNKLLFYINQLLQREKLNDEMKLKDPQTAEQELHQSDLLQCQSDSTPDSTPDSTPDSTPQSMLSRYSQAVCVSQSLLSNQHSDQQVQQETYCKQKRISGWENRIHQHRLDVKEEARHRHALRNHIITTYFHPELQEMSLCVQQPSHTAVFHHNL is encoded by the exons ATTAATGATCTTGGGAACCCAAAGATGAGGAAGACCCAGGAGCTCCCTGCATTTTATgag gtgacagAGGTGGCGAGGTCAGTGTTGGACTCAGGAGATGAGCTTTCTGTTGATTTATTGGCAAAATTAGTGAAATTTCAACTGCTGGACATCAAGAACACTGATATACAGAGAAGAGCTGCTGTACAGaga gCAGCAGATTCAGTGTCTCAGGTTAAAGAGAAAAGTGCTAAAGGCTCAGCTAAAGGAGAAAAAGGTAAAAATGCAGCAGAAGTTTCACCTCCTCAAAAAGACACCAAGCTGAAACGTAGAGGAGACGAAGACACCAGCAGCTACATCG atgaTGAACCAGATGATGGCCCACAACACTATGTCCTCATGACGGGTTTCCATCAGCCGAGTCTGATCTCTGCATTAGACTCTGTTGGTGTTCATGTCTCCAACGTCATCAGACTGAAATCAGACAGAAGTCAGAGCTCACTCCTGCCTCTGGGAGCAGAAAGCCCCGACATGTCAGAGGAACAAG AATTCCCCACTGGTGTGTTGGATCTTCAGCAGGAGCTCAGCGTGTTCTGGGATCAACTGGGTGGAGTTTTGAACAGCGCTGGGTTCCAGTCCCGAATGTCCGACATCGCTCAGCTGGACTACAGAGTGGACCAGAACCTGCTGAGCCGAGATTTAAACAAAGCTGAGGAAATg caggaagtgggcgtggctgtgtatgagggtgtggcCTGTTTGCTGTATGACAGTTTGGACTGGAGGAGGCAGTATGAACACTACCTGAGCAGAATGAGACTGATCCATATCCCAAACATCCACACGCCTGAACACAGCATTCAACCTGATACACCtgctgag GCTCTAACTGTGATGAAGAGAGCAGAGAGATCAG actTCCAGGGTGTGGATGTGGATCTGAGGCTGTACTCTGATCTTCTGGACAAAATCCCCCTGCCGTGTGTGTCGGTTCCTctcgtcctgcactgtctgATAGAGCAG GTGGTTTCATCACAACAGGAAGAGTGCGGTGGCTCGGCAGAGTCAGACTCGAGATCAGACCTGGAGTGTGATTTAATCAGCTACATGATGCAGTCTGTGAGCGCTCTACCTCCAGGCCAGCAGGAGAACAgagtcagtgtctcagtaaag ggCCTGATGGAGTATTTTGGGCTTAAGGAGAAAGATCAAAGTGAAAGTACAGAGAGAAAACTCACCCTGCTGTATCATCACAATGAGATATCAAAGAGACTCCACAAtatacct gtGTTAGACAGTTTGGATGCAGTGAGTGTTGAGGTGTGTATGGTGAAGAAGAGTTCTGTACTTAACACTCTAATGTCTAACCATCTTAAAACCAGCAGCCTTAATAAAGCCAGGAGACATGAACTACTGCACTACTGTTCCattg acTCTCTGAGCTCTGGTGATGTTCAGAGGCTcctccagctgtgtgtgtttgagagcaTGCCCCTGACAGCAGTAGATGAGAGTggacgtcacacacacacagggttacacacaccGTTACCATGGGACGACCCCgtgaccttcacacacacactttaccgcGGCCTCGACTCCACTCACG aaagTGGAGCTGTGTGTGACAAGCAGCAG aaaaatacatttagagTAGAAGACTTACAGAAGACGCTGATTCGACACTTCAGACACTGGAACTTCACCGAACACCACAATGCTGACGTCTTACCTCag gtcatgCAGACAGTGTCTGAGTCATACAGATGTGTGGATTCATTTCATAGCACTCAGTCCAACGTCACCTACATCATCTGCCACAATCCCATGAGTTCTGAGAGGAGCAGCAGAGAATCATGGGACGTGTTTCTGCACACTGATGTGAGGTTCAG gaGCTACCTGGAGAACGTAGCAGAGTCCATCAGAGACTGGAGCAGAGCAGAAGAGGagagacaacaacaacaacaacaacaacaacaacaacaagagaCAGAGGCAGTGGATACAACAATGAAAG gagtgTCAGTGGTGTCTCCGTTGCAGTCGGAGGTGTTTATACGACATGACTCTCTGAAA CTGGAGCAGGACAGACAGAAGGATGAAGATGTGACGGGGAAGATGAAGAAGGAGAAAGGAGGGAAAGCTAAAGGAGAGAGTTCAGAGCCGACCCGAGAGAACAAGAAGATCCGAGAGGACGAATGTCTCACAGCTCAAACTCCCACAGAGCAGAAGGATGACTGGGACAAGAGGAACGAGAGGAGCAACTCTCACACTGAGGACCAACct gtgtttacAGGTTACATGATGGACGGTAGGCTGTTGCAGGTAAAAGGCGAGAGTCAGTGTGTTTATCCATCAGATGGAGGACAGATCAGTGTTGAGAGAGTTCACTATGtacaag gttcCACTCAGCTGAAAGTAGTTGTGAGAAAAAATGGCCACtgtttctacacacacatcacagaacCAGAGAGACAGAACCCTCATG ATCAGCGGCACAGAAATGGCTGTTTTTACGCTGTACTGAGTAACGGACTTACACTGgcctacagtcacacacatcag GACTGTGATGATGTTTCTCCTCTTCAGCTCCATGTTTCTCTTCCCACTGGCCTTCAGATTTACTTCAGCTTCCAACACACTGCAT ctgatcAGGGTGTGTTGGTCCATCAGTCACTCCCCTCCGCAGGATCCAAATTccctgccacacacactgagtcatcACGTACCATCACCTGTGACGGAGCTGTGATTAAACACATGAGGAATGGATCTACTGag GTGCTGTTTGCTGATGGTTCAGTGAGTGTGAGTCCTGACTCAGGGccggtgtgtgtgactgtctccTCCGAGGACACACCGAGCAGAGACACTAACG TTAAACCCAGCTCAGGTGCTGGAGCAGAGGGGGTGGAGCCAACATCAAAGGTAGAGCGTAAAGAGCAGGTCGAGTTAGCAGGTGGTTTGTGGTGCACCACAACTCCATCAGGAGTGAGGATCAGGACCATCAGAGGTGAACGGGTGGAGGAGAAACCTGTCCAGACCTTCTACTGCACtgacccacaaacacacact GTGGTGATAACGAGGGAtgatggtgtgttgtgtgtgttggagaaaCACAGAGTTGTTGTGGATCACGCTGATGGAACCAGAATGATCTCCTACCAGCAGAGGGAGACACTGAACCAGCAGCTCTCAG GCAGCAGTGATAGAGGGAGAGTGAGCACGGTGAAGGTGGAGAAGAACGGGTTCGCTACAGTCATGATGAAGTGTGAGGAGAAAAGCAGCGAGGTTCTCTTCAGAGACGGAACCACCATCAGTGCTACTGCCCATGGATCTTACAGG gtgtgtctgtctgatgaaagctgtctatctctctctgagGATGGTGTCGCTGTGTACAACAGTACAGGACCTGAAGGAGAACAATGTGGACGTTACATCATGAGACACTCTGAGGGTTTATTGTGTGAGCACACTGACTCAGAGGGAAACCACTACCAg gTCACAGCAGAGGGTGGAGTCTccatctcccacacacacaatgacatggagagtgagacacaacacaacactggtCCTGATACACACATACCACG GTTGTTTATAGTGTACGCTGATGGATCTGCTCTGGAGTTCCTCTCATCTCAGACTGTAGATACGATTCTGCAGAAGGAGTACAAAGATCCCTCAGTCGCTGTGATGAGAGAACCAATACCTCACACACccg AGGCGTTTGCAATCACAATCCTGAAACCCTTCTCTGACCTGAGCTCCTATTGGCTCTCACCCAAACACCTGGATGACATCATCCCTGCTAACCTCAAATCCAGGAAGTGGGACACGTTTCCCGCctctgag GTGAAGACCCCCGGTTCTCCGTTCGGAGTGTCTCTGGGTCGAGGCTTAGAGCTAAAGGAGAGAACCACAATGAGCTCTGATCCAACTTCTCCAGTTCTACAGAACCCCGACACACTGCTGATCCGCCGCATCACTGAACACACATCATTCACACAACAACACTACGAACACCTGCAGAACAAACTGCTg ttctACATAAATCAGCTCCTGCAGAGAGAGAAGCTAAATGATGAGATGAAGCTGAAGGATCCTCAAACAGCAGAGCAGGAACTTCATCAGTCTGATCTTCTGCAG TGTCAGTCAGACTCAACACCAGACTCAACACCAGACTCAACACCAGACTCAACACCTCAGTCCA tgCTGTCTCGGTACTCTCaggctgtatgtgtgtctcagtctctcCTGTCTAATCAACACAGTGATCAACAAGTACAACAAGAAACATACTG TAAACAGAAGCGTATATCTGGGTGGGAGAACAGAATCCACCAACACAG GTTGGATGTAAAGGAGGAGGCGAGACATCGTCACGCTCTGAGAAATCACATCATCACCACGTATTTCCACCCTGAGCTTCAGGAGATGAGTCTCTGTGTCCAGCAGCCGAGCCACACCGCAGTCTTCCATCACAACCTGTAG
- the spag17 gene encoding sperm-associated antigen 17 isoform X1, with translation MAPKRVKSDRDGNKQWEAALSCAVLQEECWHVCVSLVVCDSVYDEVCMRALCHAVQQPLRRLFTLLSWENLLQKINDLGNPKMRKTQELPAFYEVTEVARSVLDSGDELSVDLLAKLVKFQLLDIKNTDIQRRAAVQRAADSVSQVKEKSAKGSAKGEKGKNAAEVSPPQKDTKLKRRGDEDTSSYIDDEPDDGPQHYVLMTGFHQPSLISALDSVGVHVSNVIRLKSDRSQSSLLPLGAESPDMSEEQEFPTGVLDLQQELSVFWDQLGGVLNSAGFQSRMSDIAQLDYRVDQNLLSRDLNKAEEMQEVGVAVYEGVACLLYDSLDWRRQYEHYLSRMRLIHIPNIHTPEHSIQPDTPAEALTVMKRAERSDFQGVDVDLRLYSDLLDKIPLPCVSVPLVLHCLIEQVVSSQQEECGGSAESDSRSDLECDLISYMMQSVSALPPGQQENRVSVSVKGLMEYFGLKEKDQSESTERKLTLLYHHNEISKRLHNIPVLDSLDAVSVEVCMVKKSSVLNTLMSNHLKTSSLNKARRHELLHYCSIDSLSSGDVQRLLQLCVFESMPLTAVDESGRHTHTGLHTPLPWDDPVTFTHTLYRGLDSTHESGAVCDKQQKNTFRVEDLQKTLIRHFRHWNFTEHHNADVLPQVMQTVSESYRCVDSFHSTQSNVTYIICHNPMSSERSSRESWDVFLHTDVRFRSYLENVAESIRDWSRAEEERQQQQQQQQQQQETEAVDTTMKGVSVVSPLQSEVFIRHDSLKAWKLEQDRQKDEDVTGKMKKEKGGKAKGESSEPTRENKKIREDECLTAQTPTEQKDDWDKRNERSNSHTEDQPVFTGYMMDGRLLQVKGESQCVYPSDGGQISVERVHYVQGSTQLKVVVRKNGHCFYTHITEPERQNPHDQRHRNGCFYAVLSNGLTLAYSHTHQDCDDVSPLQLHVSLPTGLQIYFSFQHTASDQGVLVHQSLPSAGSKFPATHTESSRTITCDGAVIKHMRNGSTEVLFADGSVSVSPDSGPVCVTVSSEDTPSRDTNVKPSSGAGAEGVEPTSKVERKEQVELAGGLWCTTTPSGVRIRTIRGERVEEKPVQTFYCTDPQTHTVVITRDDGVLCVLEKHRVVVDHADGTRMISYQQRETLNQQLSGSSDRGRVSTVKVEKNGFATVMMKCEEKSSEVLFRDGTTISATAHGSYRVCLSDESCLSLSEDGVAVYNSTGPEGEQCGRYIMRHSEGLLCEHTDSEGNHYQVTAEGGVSISHTHNDMESETQHNTGPDTHIPRLFIVYADGSALEFLSSQTVDTILQKEYKDPSVAVMREPIPHTPEAFAITILKPFSDLSSYWLSPKHLDDIIPANLKSRKWDTFPASEVKTPGSPFGVSLGRGLELKERTTMSSDPTSPVLQNPDTLLIRRITEHTSFTQQHYEHLQNKLLFYINQLLQREKLNDEMKLKDPQTAEQELHQSDLLQCQSDSTPDSTPDSTPDSTPQSMLSRYSQAVCVSQSLLSNQHSDQQVQQETYCKQKRISGWENRIHQHRLDVKEEARHRHALRNHIITTYFHPELQEMSLCVQQPSHTAVFHHNL, from the exons ATTAATGATCTTGGGAACCCAAAGATGAGGAAGACCCAGGAGCTCCCTGCATTTTATgag gtgacagAGGTGGCGAGGTCAGTGTTGGACTCAGGAGATGAGCTTTCTGTTGATTTATTGGCAAAATTAGTGAAATTTCAACTGCTGGACATCAAGAACACTGATATACAGAGAAGAGCTGCTGTACAGaga gCAGCAGATTCAGTGTCTCAGGTTAAAGAGAAAAGTGCTAAAGGCTCAGCTAAAGGAGAAAAAGGTAAAAATGCAGCAGAAGTTTCACCTCCTCAAAAAGACACCAAGCTGAAACGTAGAGGAGACGAAGACACCAGCAGCTACATCG atgaTGAACCAGATGATGGCCCACAACACTATGTCCTCATGACGGGTTTCCATCAGCCGAGTCTGATCTCTGCATTAGACTCTGTTGGTGTTCATGTCTCCAACGTCATCAGACTGAAATCAGACAGAAGTCAGAGCTCACTCCTGCCTCTGGGAGCAGAAAGCCCCGACATGTCAGAGGAACAAG AATTCCCCACTGGTGTGTTGGATCTTCAGCAGGAGCTCAGCGTGTTCTGGGATCAACTGGGTGGAGTTTTGAACAGCGCTGGGTTCCAGTCCCGAATGTCCGACATCGCTCAGCTGGACTACAGAGTGGACCAGAACCTGCTGAGCCGAGATTTAAACAAAGCTGAGGAAATg caggaagtgggcgtggctgtgtatgagggtgtggcCTGTTTGCTGTATGACAGTTTGGACTGGAGGAGGCAGTATGAACACTACCTGAGCAGAATGAGACTGATCCATATCCCAAACATCCACACGCCTGAACACAGCATTCAACCTGATACACCtgctgag GCTCTAACTGTGATGAAGAGAGCAGAGAGATCAG actTCCAGGGTGTGGATGTGGATCTGAGGCTGTACTCTGATCTTCTGGACAAAATCCCCCTGCCGTGTGTGTCGGTTCCTctcgtcctgcactgtctgATAGAGCAG GTGGTTTCATCACAACAGGAAGAGTGCGGTGGCTCGGCAGAGTCAGACTCGAGATCAGACCTGGAGTGTGATTTAATCAGCTACATGATGCAGTCTGTGAGCGCTCTACCTCCAGGCCAGCAGGAGAACAgagtcagtgtctcagtaaag ggCCTGATGGAGTATTTTGGGCTTAAGGAGAAAGATCAAAGTGAAAGTACAGAGAGAAAACTCACCCTGCTGTATCATCACAATGAGATATCAAAGAGACTCCACAAtatacct gtGTTAGACAGTTTGGATGCAGTGAGTGTTGAGGTGTGTATGGTGAAGAAGAGTTCTGTACTTAACACTCTAATGTCTAACCATCTTAAAACCAGCAGCCTTAATAAAGCCAGGAGACATGAACTACTGCACTACTGTTCCattg acTCTCTGAGCTCTGGTGATGTTCAGAGGCTcctccagctgtgtgtgtttgagagcaTGCCCCTGACAGCAGTAGATGAGAGTggacgtcacacacacacagggttacacacaccGTTACCATGGGACGACCCCgtgaccttcacacacacactttaccgcGGCCTCGACTCCACTCACG aaagTGGAGCTGTGTGTGACAAGCAGCAG aaaaatacatttagagTAGAAGACTTACAGAAGACGCTGATTCGACACTTCAGACACTGGAACTTCACCGAACACCACAATGCTGACGTCTTACCTCag gtcatgCAGACAGTGTCTGAGTCATACAGATGTGTGGATTCATTTCATAGCACTCAGTCCAACGTCACCTACATCATCTGCCACAATCCCATGAGTTCTGAGAGGAGCAGCAGAGAATCATGGGACGTGTTTCTGCACACTGATGTGAGGTTCAG gaGCTACCTGGAGAACGTAGCAGAGTCCATCAGAGACTGGAGCAGAGCAGAAGAGGagagacaacaacaacaacaacaacaacaacaacaacaagagaCAGAGGCAGTGGATACAACAATGAAAG gagtgTCAGTGGTGTCTCCGTTGCAGTCGGAGGTGTTTATACGACATGACTCTCTGAAA gcaTGGAAGCTGGAGCAGGACAGACAGAAGGATGAAGATGTGACGGGGAAGATGAAGAAGGAGAAAGGAGGGAAAGCTAAAGGAGAGAGTTCAGAGCCGACCCGAGAGAACAAGAAGATCCGAGAGGACGAATGTCTCACAGCTCAAACTCCCACAGAGCAGAAGGATGACTGGGACAAGAGGAACGAGAGGAGCAACTCTCACACTGAGGACCAACct gtgtttacAGGTTACATGATGGACGGTAGGCTGTTGCAGGTAAAAGGCGAGAGTCAGTGTGTTTATCCATCAGATGGAGGACAGATCAGTGTTGAGAGAGTTCACTATGtacaag gttcCACTCAGCTGAAAGTAGTTGTGAGAAAAAATGGCCACtgtttctacacacacatcacagaacCAGAGAGACAGAACCCTCATG ATCAGCGGCACAGAAATGGCTGTTTTTACGCTGTACTGAGTAACGGACTTACACTGgcctacagtcacacacatcag GACTGTGATGATGTTTCTCCTCTTCAGCTCCATGTTTCTCTTCCCACTGGCCTTCAGATTTACTTCAGCTTCCAACACACTGCAT ctgatcAGGGTGTGTTGGTCCATCAGTCACTCCCCTCCGCAGGATCCAAATTccctgccacacacactgagtcatcACGTACCATCACCTGTGACGGAGCTGTGATTAAACACATGAGGAATGGATCTACTGag GTGCTGTTTGCTGATGGTTCAGTGAGTGTGAGTCCTGACTCAGGGccggtgtgtgtgactgtctccTCCGAGGACACACCGAGCAGAGACACTAACG TTAAACCCAGCTCAGGTGCTGGAGCAGAGGGGGTGGAGCCAACATCAAAGGTAGAGCGTAAAGAGCAGGTCGAGTTAGCAGGTGGTTTGTGGTGCACCACAACTCCATCAGGAGTGAGGATCAGGACCATCAGAGGTGAACGGGTGGAGGAGAAACCTGTCCAGACCTTCTACTGCACtgacccacaaacacacact GTGGTGATAACGAGGGAtgatggtgtgttgtgtgtgttggagaaaCACAGAGTTGTTGTGGATCACGCTGATGGAACCAGAATGATCTCCTACCAGCAGAGGGAGACACTGAACCAGCAGCTCTCAG GCAGCAGTGATAGAGGGAGAGTGAGCACGGTGAAGGTGGAGAAGAACGGGTTCGCTACAGTCATGATGAAGTGTGAGGAGAAAAGCAGCGAGGTTCTCTTCAGAGACGGAACCACCATCAGTGCTACTGCCCATGGATCTTACAGG gtgtgtctgtctgatgaaagctgtctatctctctctgagGATGGTGTCGCTGTGTACAACAGTACAGGACCTGAAGGAGAACAATGTGGACGTTACATCATGAGACACTCTGAGGGTTTATTGTGTGAGCACACTGACTCAGAGGGAAACCACTACCAg gTCACAGCAGAGGGTGGAGTCTccatctcccacacacacaatgacatggagagtgagacacaacacaacactggtCCTGATACACACATACCACG GTTGTTTATAGTGTACGCTGATGGATCTGCTCTGGAGTTCCTCTCATCTCAGACTGTAGATACGATTCTGCAGAAGGAGTACAAAGATCCCTCAGTCGCTGTGATGAGAGAACCAATACCTCACACACccg AGGCGTTTGCAATCACAATCCTGAAACCCTTCTCTGACCTGAGCTCCTATTGGCTCTCACCCAAACACCTGGATGACATCATCCCTGCTAACCTCAAATCCAGGAAGTGGGACACGTTTCCCGCctctgag GTGAAGACCCCCGGTTCTCCGTTCGGAGTGTCTCTGGGTCGAGGCTTAGAGCTAAAGGAGAGAACCACAATGAGCTCTGATCCAACTTCTCCAGTTCTACAGAACCCCGACACACTGCTGATCCGCCGCATCACTGAACACACATCATTCACACAACAACACTACGAACACCTGCAGAACAAACTGCTg ttctACATAAATCAGCTCCTGCAGAGAGAGAAGCTAAATGATGAGATGAAGCTGAAGGATCCTCAAACAGCAGAGCAGGAACTTCATCAGTCTGATCTTCTGCAG TGTCAGTCAGACTCAACACCAGACTCAACACCAGACTCAACACCAGACTCAACACCTCAGTCCA tgCTGTCTCGGTACTCTCaggctgtatgtgtgtctcagtctctcCTGTCTAATCAACACAGTGATCAACAAGTACAACAAGAAACATACTG TAAACAGAAGCGTATATCTGGGTGGGAGAACAGAATCCACCAACACAG GTTGGATGTAAAGGAGGAGGCGAGACATCGTCACGCTCTGAGAAATCACATCATCACCACGTATTTCCACCCTGAGCTTCAGGAGATGAGTCTCTGTGTCCAGCAGCCGAGCCACACCGCAGTCTTCCATCACAACCTGTAG